The Chryseobacterium geocarposphaerae genome window below encodes:
- a CDS encoding DUF1573 domain-containing protein produces MKKLIAGIALFGTFAVASAQSITFDTTTFDYGAIKPGADGTRFFNVTNTGDKPLIISNVKPSCGCTTPEFSTDPILPGKSAKIKVGYNTANPGAFNKMIEVFSNDPVNSRSVIYIKGNVDPNAPEPKPLTPEELKAKEKAEKKAAKIAAKEAKKAAAAK; encoded by the coding sequence ATGAAAAAATTAATTGCAGGAATTGCATTATTCGGGACATTTGCTGTTGCATCTGCACAGAGCATTACTTTCGACACTACAACATTTGATTATGGTGCTATTAAACCGGGAGCTGATGGAACAAGATTTTTTAATGTAACGAATACAGGAGATAAGCCTTTGATTATTTCAAACGTAAAACCATCTTGCGGATGTACAACTCCTGAATTTAGCACAGATCCTATTCTTCCTGGTAAATCTGCAAAAATTAAAGTTGGATACAACACGGCTAATCCTGGTGCTTTCAACAAAATGATTGAAGTATTTTCTAATGACCCGGTAAACAGCAGAAGCGTAATCTATATTAAAGGTAACGTAGATCCTAATGCTCCCGAGCCAAAACCATTGACTCCTGAAGAGCTAAAAGCAAAAGAAAAGGCTGAGAAGAAAGCTGCTAAGATAGCTGCCAAAGAAGCTAAAAAAGCTGCAGCAGCAAAATAA
- a CDS encoding polyphosphate kinase 2 family protein → MDKDFSDNFLIKGSFSIKKASTQYKGKLTKEEGEILLVQEKEKLRELQEKLYSDGSQSLLVVLQAMDAAGKDSLVEHVFGGVNPQGCNVTSFKTPSSKEYSHDFLWRHYLALPQKGMIGIFNRSHYESVLVCKVHPEYNLSEKTWKSVKDFDKKFWENRYESIRNFEKHLSQNGTTIVKIFLNVSKDEQKKRFLDRINEQEKNWKFSMGDLPERALFDQYMNCYEQAINETSKDYAPWYVLPADDKWFARVAAIQIIIDTMEKMNLKYPQLSEKNKQELKDAKKQLENE, encoded by the coding sequence ATGGATAAAGATTTTTCAGACAATTTTCTCATCAAAGGAAGTTTTTCTATAAAAAAAGCTTCAACTCAATATAAAGGGAAACTTACCAAAGAGGAAGGAGAAATTCTTCTGGTTCAGGAAAAAGAAAAGCTTCGCGAACTGCAGGAAAAATTGTATTCGGATGGCAGCCAATCTCTTCTCGTTGTGCTGCAGGCCATGGATGCCGCAGGAAAAGACAGTTTAGTAGAACATGTTTTCGGAGGAGTGAATCCGCAAGGCTGTAATGTGACAAGTTTTAAAACTCCAAGCTCAAAAGAGTATTCCCACGATTTTTTATGGAGACATTATTTAGCATTACCACAAAAAGGGATGATCGGGATTTTCAACCGCTCACATTATGAAAGTGTTTTGGTATGCAAGGTACACCCTGAATATAATCTAAGTGAAAAAACCTGGAAATCGGTCAAAGATTTTGATAAAAAATTCTGGGAAAACCGCTATGAAAGTATCCGAAATTTTGAAAAACATCTTTCTCAAAACGGGACCACTATTGTAAAAATATTTTTAAATGTTTCCAAAGATGAACAAAAGAAAAGATTCCTGGACAGGATTAATGAACAGGAAAAAAACTGGAAATTTTCTATGGGTGACCTTCCGGAACGGGCATTATTTGATCAGTATATGAACTGTTATGAACAGGCTATCAACGAAACGTCAAAGGATTATGCACCATGGTATGTTTTGCCGGCAGATGATAAATGGTTTGCAAGAGTCGCTGCTATCCAGATCATTATTGATACTATGGAAAAAATGAATTTAAAATACCCCCAACTTTCGGAAAAAAATAAACAGGAACTGAAAGATGCAAAAAAACAATTGGAAAATGAATAA